From Neobacillus sp. PS2-9, the proteins below share one genomic window:
- a CDS encoding MarR family transcriptional regulator has protein sequence MNEQSLEMIELELAILIRRSTSISSHKRLGTLDRSAYLLLRRIANRGAAGVKVLAGEFQLDISTISRQAAALEQKGYLYRIPDPLDGRAYSLQITELGTKVYKEHKQARLERLEEVINDWSEEERKVFGQLLKKFNHSFI, from the coding sequence ATGAATGAACAATCTTTGGAAATGATTGAACTGGAATTGGCTATCTTAATTCGTCGTTCAACCTCTATTTCAAGTCATAAAAGACTAGGTACTCTTGATCGCTCTGCCTATCTATTATTGAGAAGAATCGCTAATAGAGGCGCTGCAGGTGTGAAAGTATTAGCAGGTGAATTTCAGCTGGATATCTCCACCATCAGTAGACAAGCAGCTGCTTTAGAGCAAAAGGGGTATTTATATCGTATACCTGATCCTTTAGACGGCAGGGCCTATTCACTTCAAATTACCGAACTGGGAACCAAGGTTTATAAGGAGCACAAGCAAGCACGGTTGGAGAGATTAGAAGAAGTGATCAATGATTGGTCAGAAGAGGAACGTAAAGTCTTTGGTCAGTTACTAAAAAAATTCAATCACTCTTTCATATAG
- a CDS encoding MFS transporter — protein sequence MSSSTQSVTKTPSDNTKKGGLLTQPKAVWAVFFASIIAFMGLGLVDPILPAIAEQLHASHSQVTLLFTSYNAVMAVAMLITGMISSRLGIKWTLLAGIVIIAVFSALGGFSNGIWTLVGLRGGWGLGNALFVATALAAIVSLSNSGTAKAIILYEAAIGLGISVGPLLGGWLGAMSWRGPFLGVACLMVIAFIGLVVLMPKATKTTNVQTKTSLLDPFRALKHRSLLIFGIAAALYNFGFFTLLAYAPFVMGLDEHGLGYVFLGWGILLAVTSVFMAPKLQQWFGTIKSMCAMLTLFALLLVAMGVWTSTQWVVIGSVILAGAFLGNNNTLITTAVMNAAPVERATASAAYSFLRFIGGAIAPFTAGKLAELYNPSLPFLVGAGFVFISVVFILINKSHINHVDDVEIGH from the coding sequence ATGTCATCTTCAACACAATCTGTTACTAAAACACCCTCTGACAACACTAAAAAGGGAGGTTTATTAACCCAGCCAAAAGCCGTTTGGGCTGTTTTTTTTGCGAGTATTATTGCCTTTATGGGACTCGGTCTAGTGGATCCGATTTTACCAGCAATAGCGGAGCAATTACACGCTTCCCATAGTCAAGTAACGTTGCTATTCACCAGTTATAATGCCGTTATGGCCGTAGCCATGCTCATTACTGGAATGATTTCCTCAAGGCTGGGTATTAAATGGACCTTACTAGCTGGTATTGTCATCATTGCTGTATTTTCAGCACTTGGAGGATTTTCGAATGGCATTTGGACACTCGTTGGACTTCGTGGAGGCTGGGGACTTGGTAATGCCTTATTTGTGGCAACCGCTTTAGCTGCCATCGTTTCACTCTCAAATAGCGGAACAGCCAAAGCCATTATATTATACGAAGCAGCCATAGGACTTGGTATATCTGTAGGACCACTTCTTGGCGGCTGGTTGGGTGCTATGTCATGGAGAGGTCCATTTCTTGGTGTTGCGTGCCTTATGGTTATCGCTTTCATTGGTTTAGTTGTTTTAATGCCTAAGGCTACAAAAACAACTAACGTACAAACAAAAACATCATTATTAGATCCATTCCGTGCCTTAAAACACCGTTCCTTATTAATATTTGGTATTGCTGCGGCTTTATACAACTTTGGGTTCTTTACTTTATTAGCTTATGCTCCTTTTGTTATGGGATTGGATGAGCATGGATTAGGTTATGTTTTCCTCGGATGGGGTATATTATTGGCTGTTACTTCTGTATTCATGGCTCCAAAGCTTCAACAATGGTTTGGCACGATTAAGTCAATGTGTGCTATGTTAACACTATTCGCCCTACTTCTTGTTGCAATGGGTGTCTGGACCTCTACACAATGGGTAGTCATTGGATCAGTTATTTTAGCAGGAGCATTTTTAGGAAATAACAATACGTTGATTACAACTGCAGTAATGAATGCAGCACCAGTTGAGCGTGCAACTGCATCTGCAGCCTATAGCTTCCTTCGGTTTATTGGAGGCGCGATCGCTCCATTTACAGCTGGGAAACTAGCAGAACTTTATAATCCAAGTCTTCCGTTTTTAGTGGGAGCAGGATTTGTCTTTATTTCTGTGGTATTTATCTTAATAAATAAATCACATATTAACCACGTAGATGATGTCGAAATTGGTCATTAA
- a CDS encoding YitT family protein, with product MTEITKTTIQHRKLPLSKVILRVIAITIGAILMATGLEIFLVPNHVIDGGITGISIMLAHISGWKLGLFLFILNLPFVYLGYKQMGKTFAFSTIYGIIVLSIFTSFFHPIPPFTEDILLATVFGGMILGIGVGLVIRNGGALDGTEILALVITKKVPFSVGQIIMFINVFILAAAGFVFTWDRAMYSLLAYVIAMKAIDTVVAGLEESKSVWIISDEAEEIGNAVNARLGRGVTYLNGEGAYTGDNKKVIFSIITRLEESKLTTIVEEIDPSAFLAIADISEVRGGRFKKRDIH from the coding sequence ATGACAGAAATCACTAAAACTACTATCCAACACCGCAAACTTCCCCTCAGTAAAGTGATTCTTCGAGTAATAGCCATTACAATTGGTGCCATTCTCATGGCCACAGGGTTAGAAATCTTTTTGGTTCCCAACCATGTCATCGACGGAGGGATAACAGGTATATCTATTATGCTTGCTCATATCTCCGGATGGAAATTAGGACTGTTTCTATTCATCCTCAATTTGCCATTTGTTTATTTAGGGTATAAACAAATGGGGAAAACCTTTGCGTTTTCTACCATATATGGAATTATTGTTTTATCCATATTCACTTCATTTTTTCATCCAATTCCACCCTTTACAGAAGATATTCTACTTGCCACTGTTTTTGGAGGAATGATCTTAGGTATAGGCGTAGGTTTGGTCATTCGGAATGGTGGAGCTTTAGATGGTACAGAAATACTTGCATTAGTGATTACCAAAAAAGTGCCTTTCTCTGTAGGGCAAATTATTATGTTCATAAATGTGTTCATTTTAGCTGCAGCTGGATTTGTCTTTACCTGGGATCGTGCCATGTACTCCCTTTTAGCCTATGTCATTGCTATGAAGGCTATAGATACCGTGGTAGCAGGATTAGAAGAATCTAAATCTGTATGGATTATTAGTGATGAAGCAGAAGAGATAGGAAATGCGGTAAATGCTCGTTTAGGACGGGGAGTAACCTATCTTAATGGAGAAGGAGCCTATACAGGGGATAATAAAAAGGTCATCTTTAGTATCATCACAAGACTTGAAGAATCTAAACTTACCACCATTGTGGAGGAAATAGATCCTTCAGCCTTTTTAGCAATCGCTGATATCTCAGAAGTCCGTGGAGGACGCTTCAAGAAAAGGGATATCCATTAA
- the htpG gene encoding molecular chaperone HtpG, producing the protein METKQFKAESKRLLDMMINSIYTHREIFLRELISNASDAIDKIYYKALTDDSLSFDQDNYFIKVVADKENRILKIIDTGIGMTKDELETNLGTIAKSGSLAFKKENELKDGYDIIGQFGVGFYAAFMVADVVTVISKALGSDEAYKWESEGAEGYTLEMVEKDSVGTEIILKLKENTEDESYDEYLEEYRLKSIIKKYSDFIRYPIKMDVTDRRLKEGSESEYEDYQEEQIINSMVPIWRKNKSELTDEDYQNFYAEKRYGFDKPIKHIHISVDGTVRYNAILYIPEKIPFDYYSKEFEKGLELYSNGVLIMDKCADLLPDYFSFVKGMVDSEDLSLNISREMLQHDRQLKLIAKNISKKIKSELQSILKNEREKYEEFYQSFGRQLKYGVYSDFGANKEVLQDLLMFYSSKEKKLVTLDEYISNMPEEQKYIYYAAGDSIERLEKLPQTEFVSEKGYDILFFTDDIDEFAIKMVMTYKEKEFKSISSGDLGIEGEESKEDSETQDNENQELFDFMKKTLAGKVKDVRISKRLKSHPVCLATEGEISIEMEKILAAMPDNQNIKAEKVLEINKNHEVFQSLKEAFENDKEKLDLYTKLLFNQALLIEGLPIQDPVEFTNDICKIMV; encoded by the coding sequence ATGGAAACAAAACAGTTTAAAGCAGAATCAAAGCGATTATTAGACATGATGATCAACTCCATCTATACTCATCGCGAGATTTTCTTACGGGAGTTAATATCAAACGCAAGTGATGCGATTGATAAAATCTATTACAAGGCATTAACTGACGACTCATTAAGTTTTGACCAAGATAATTATTTTATTAAAGTGGTTGCAGATAAAGAAAACAGGATCTTGAAAATAATAGATACTGGTATTGGTATGACCAAGGATGAGTTGGAAACTAACCTTGGGACAATTGCCAAAAGTGGTTCCTTGGCCTTTAAAAAAGAGAATGAGTTAAAAGATGGCTACGATATTATCGGGCAATTTGGTGTAGGATTTTATGCAGCATTTATGGTTGCAGACGTTGTTACCGTTATTAGTAAAGCTTTAGGAAGTGACGAGGCTTATAAGTGGGAATCCGAGGGTGCTGAAGGCTATACCCTTGAGATGGTTGAAAAGGATTCAGTTGGCACAGAGATAATTTTAAAATTGAAAGAGAATACAGAAGACGAAAGCTACGATGAGTATTTAGAGGAATATCGCTTAAAGTCGATTATCAAAAAATATTCAGACTTTATTCGTTATCCAATAAAAATGGACGTCACTGATAGAAGACTGAAGGAAGGCAGTGAATCCGAATACGAGGACTATCAAGAAGAACAAATAATTAATAGCATGGTTCCAATTTGGAGAAAGAATAAAAGTGAGTTAACAGATGAAGATTACCAAAATTTTTATGCTGAAAAACGCTATGGTTTTGACAAACCAATCAAACATATCCATATCAGTGTTGATGGAACGGTAAGATATAATGCGATTCTATATATCCCAGAAAAAATCCCATTTGATTATTATTCAAAGGAATTTGAAAAGGGCTTAGAGCTTTATTCTAATGGTGTTTTAATCATGGACAAGTGTGCAGACCTCCTTCCTGACTATTTTAGTTTCGTCAAAGGGATGGTGGATTCGGAGGATTTATCACTAAACATTTCAAGAGAAATGCTGCAGCATGATCGGCAGTTGAAACTGATTGCTAAAAATATTTCTAAAAAAATCAAAAGTGAATTGCAGAGCATCTTAAAAAATGAACGAGAAAAATATGAAGAATTCTATCAATCATTTGGCCGTCAGTTAAAATATGGTGTGTATAGTGATTTTGGTGCTAACAAAGAGGTATTACAGGATCTGCTCATGTTCTACTCTTCTAAAGAGAAGAAATTAGTTACATTAGACGAATATATTTCTAATATGCCTGAAGAACAAAAGTACATTTACTATGCAGCAGGAGATTCAATTGAGAGATTAGAAAAACTGCCACAGACTGAGTTCGTTTCTGAAAAAGGCTATGATATTTTATTCTTTACAGATGATATCGATGAGTTCGCAATTAAAATGGTAATGACATATAAGGAAAAGGAATTTAAATCAATTTCTAGTGGTGACTTAGGAATCGAAGGGGAAGAGAGCAAGGAAGATTCCGAAACACAGGATAACGAAAATCAGGAACTCTTTGACTTTATGAAGAAAACTTTAGCTGGCAAAGTGAAGGATGTTAGAATTTCTAAAAGGTTAAAATCACACCCGGTTTGCTTGGCAACTGAGGGCGAAATTTCTATCGAAATGGAAAAAATTCTTGCTGCAATGCCAGATAACCAAAATATCAAAGCAGAAAAAGTATTGGAAATCAACAAAAATCATGAAGTATTCCAATCGTTAAAAGAAGCATTTGAAAACGATAAAGAAAAACTAGATCTGTATACAAAATTATTATTTAATCAAGCACTATTAATAGAAGGATTACCTATTCAGGACCCAGTTGAATTTACAAATGATATTTGTAAAATTATGGTGTAG
- a CDS encoding AarF/UbiB family protein, whose product MKPNRNWYRMWRILSFALSVLLRFYWYRLARKPLSERENLWGRIGREFRQILFELEGLLIKVGQFLSIRADLLPSKFVEQIQDLVDKVPPSPWEDIKLVLEREWESPIEDKLQSIEKTAIASASIGEVYRGKLKDGTDIAVKVQRPTIRSIIRTDFRSLSIIIWFAHHFAPVPKGFINFKMLFQELKTVIEREVDFYKEMESVNHFRQRFQTIEKFMIPNVYPQLCTSQVLVMDWVEGTRITDEEYLDRHSINRVELSQRLFRIFIPQWLEAGTFHADPHAGNVLVKSDGTIVLIDFGMVGEISKKDAANFQELLQAILAKNYSMAVKVLFDLGFLLPETNLKTMEPILKEALSIDLNQLKEMDLFQVKKDLNEMVKSLPIQVPTRFIFFGRSFVTIEGMLHTINPNQEFLEVAKPAFMEWLNQGNQNKWKLILKWIQSQPIFQVFHAITEMIEIPHKLLAVKESEKQKEFQFQIYENQKKQLSYLGILGVIGTFTGTYLNHPLIWKGSLGIAGISLVSYIVCSVRQIRWLKKIT is encoded by the coding sequence ATGAAACCTAATAGAAATTGGTACCGTATGTGGCGAATCCTATCCTTTGCTTTATCAGTATTATTAAGATTTTACTGGTATCGATTGGCAAGAAAACCTTTGTCCGAGCGCGAAAATCTATGGGGCAGAATTGGTAGAGAATTTCGTCAGATTTTATTTGAACTAGAGGGTCTATTAATTAAAGTAGGTCAATTTCTAAGTATACGAGCAGACTTGCTTCCCAGTAAATTTGTCGAACAAATTCAAGACTTAGTTGACAAAGTACCACCTTCTCCATGGGAAGATATTAAACTAGTCTTAGAAAGAGAATGGGAGAGTCCGATTGAAGATAAGTTGCAATCAATTGAAAAAACAGCAATAGCTTCCGCATCAATTGGGGAAGTGTATCGTGGCAAACTAAAAGATGGAACGGATATAGCGGTAAAGGTGCAGAGACCAACCATACGGTCCATTATTCGAACTGATTTTCGTTCACTTTCTATTATTATTTGGTTTGCTCACCATTTTGCACCTGTTCCAAAGGGATTCATTAATTTTAAAATGTTGTTCCAAGAACTAAAAACAGTGATTGAAAGAGAAGTTGATTTTTACAAAGAGATGGAATCCGTCAACCATTTTCGTCAGCGATTCCAAACAATTGAAAAATTTATGATACCAAATGTATATCCGCAACTTTGCACCTCACAGGTTTTAGTGATGGATTGGGTGGAAGGAACAAGGATTACAGATGAGGAGTATTTAGACCGCCATTCTATTAATAGAGTAGAATTATCTCAACGGCTCTTTCGAATTTTTATTCCACAGTGGTTAGAAGCGGGGACTTTTCATGCAGATCCACATGCAGGTAACGTATTAGTAAAATCAGATGGGACGATTGTCCTAATTGATTTTGGAATGGTGGGGGAAATATCGAAAAAAGATGCTGCCAATTTCCAAGAGCTGTTACAGGCAATCCTAGCGAAGAATTATTCAATGGCAGTAAAAGTTTTGTTTGATCTAGGCTTCTTATTACCGGAAACAAATCTAAAAACGATGGAACCAATTTTAAAAGAAGCACTTTCAATTGATCTGAATCAGTTAAAGGAAATGGATCTGTTTCAAGTGAAAAAAGATCTTAATGAAATGGTAAAATCACTTCCCATTCAAGTTCCTACCAGATTCATCTTTTTTGGGCGTTCCTTTGTTACGATTGAGGGAATGCTTCATACCATTAATCCAAATCAAGAGTTTTTAGAAGTTGCAAAACCTGCTTTTATGGAGTGGTTGAACCAAGGGAACCAAAATAAATGGAAGCTAATTTTAAAATGGATTCAGTCACAGCCGATTTTCCAAGTGTTTCATGCTATTACTGAAATGATTGAAATCCCACATAAACTTCTTGCGGTAAAGGAATCTGAGAAGCAGAAAGAATTTCAATTTCAAATCTATGAAAATCAGAAAAAGCAGTTGTCTTATTTAGGTATACTTGGAGTTATTGGCACTTTTACCGGGACCTATTTAAATCATCCTTTAATTTGGAAAGGATCCCTTGGTATAGCCGGAATATCATTGGTATCTTACATAGTGTGCAGTGTGAGACAAATAAGGTGGCTTAAGAAAATCACCTAA
- a CDS encoding NCS2 family permease codes for MNKLLNGLFHIEKEQSSIKTEVLAGLTSFMTVAYIIAVNGAILSKAGMPYEAVTLVTVICCFLGCMLMALWANSPLVIIPGMGDNAFFVFTLVFSLGLSWQQALAVVFLAGIVFLLTTVTKGAVYLSRSIPKSMINSMTAGIGLFIAFLGLKNGGLIVASEGTFVKLGDLGSPHTLTTLLTLLILVPLFLRNVKGNFLIGIIAGTLIGSLLGIVDFSTLKDFSFSFSGYDQIFFAFDFSQIGTVNFWTAVFSLSMVIIFQNMGAQLGMLADKSKFRKSFQANAFSVISAGLLGCSPTTTAAESATGIAAGGRTGLTSFTTGLLFLPALFLVPLFKIIPNEAISPVLIIVGCLMVQSLKEIPFNDFTEAFPAYLMMAIMPLSFSIANGIAFGFIAYPILKVVTGQKKEVSVTMYVIAFFFLLYFILGSL; via the coding sequence TTGAATAAGTTATTAAATGGTTTATTTCATATTGAAAAAGAACAATCGAGTATAAAGACAGAGGTACTTGCCGGATTAACCTCGTTTATGACAGTTGCTTATATTATTGCCGTAAATGGTGCTATTTTAAGTAAAGCGGGAATGCCCTATGAGGCGGTAACACTAGTAACAGTGATTTGTTGCTTTTTGGGCTGTATGTTGATGGCACTATGGGCAAATTCTCCTTTAGTTATTATTCCAGGAATGGGGGATAATGCATTTTTTGTATTTACCCTTGTCTTTTCGCTGGGGTTATCGTGGCAACAGGCACTTGCTGTAGTTTTTTTAGCAGGTATCGTCTTTTTGCTTACTACCGTTACAAAAGGAGCAGTCTATCTATCACGTTCCATTCCTAAATCGATGATTAACTCAATGACGGCAGGAATTGGCCTATTTATTGCTTTCCTAGGATTGAAAAATGGTGGGCTGATTGTGGCAAGTGAAGGAACTTTTGTTAAGCTAGGTGACTTAGGGAGCCCTCATACCCTTACAACGTTACTTACATTGCTGATATTGGTTCCACTTTTCTTGCGTAATGTGAAAGGGAATTTTTTAATCGGAATTATTGCTGGTACCCTCATTGGTTCATTACTTGGTATCGTGGATTTTTCGACTCTTAAGGATTTTAGTTTTTCCTTTAGTGGATATGATCAGATCTTCTTTGCTTTTGATTTCAGTCAGATTGGTACGGTTAATTTTTGGACAGCAGTATTTTCATTATCAATGGTTATCATTTTCCAAAACATGGGTGCGCAACTTGGGATGCTTGCTGATAAGTCTAAGTTCCGAAAGTCCTTTCAGGCCAATGCTTTTTCGGTAATTAGTGCAGGACTGTTGGGGTGTAGTCCAACGACAACTGCTGCAGAATCAGCTACTGGTATTGCTGCAGGTGGACGCACAGGGTTAACCTCGTTTACGACAGGTTTGTTGTTTTTACCAGCATTATTCCTAGTGCCACTATTTAAAATAATCCCGAATGAAGCTATTTCGCCTGTCCTTATCATTGTAGGGTGTTTGATGGTTCAGAGTCTTAAGGAAATACCTTTCAATGATTTTACTGAAGCCTTTCCTGCTTACTTAATGATGGCGATCATGCCTCTATCTTTTAGTATTGCAAACGGGATTGCATTTGGCTTCATCGCCTATCCAATTCTTAAGGTTGTAACTGGCCAGAAGAAGGAAGTATCGGTCACAATGTATGTCATTGCCTTTTTCTTTCTACTTTATTTTATATTAGGTTCGCTCTAA
- a CDS encoding Crp/Fnr family transcriptional regulator produces the protein MITSISEIAIFSDIPNVDLPHLLPLLKEKKFKKNHVLMFENDQGDDVYIIRSGMVKIYRNHEGKEIVLSIAMPGDIVGEVEALSNDNHRISSIEALENVTAWQITKQDFLLIVDKYPSILRKAYLILVERTRMLNRLVRYLTFYDVRTKAANLLMDLYYNFGKPSDSIFKIEFKINQSLLASMLGVTRESISKTLGDFQNEGLIDIRDKYFYLLDKSRLEAMCSETEEVPTLRKWYNI, from the coding sequence ATGATTACCAGCATCTCAGAAATTGCCATTTTCTCTGATATTCCTAATGTTGATTTACCCCATTTACTTCCACTACTTAAGGAAAAAAAATTTAAAAAGAATCATGTCCTTATGTTTGAAAATGATCAAGGTGATGATGTGTATATCATCCGCTCAGGAATGGTGAAAATTTATCGTAATCATGAAGGAAAAGAAATCGTTCTTAGCATTGCCATGCCAGGAGATATCGTAGGAGAAGTGGAAGCTTTGTCAAATGACAACCACCGAATTTCCTCTATTGAAGCCCTTGAAAATGTAACAGCTTGGCAAATTACGAAACAAGATTTCCTTTTAATTGTAGATAAGTATCCTTCTATTTTAAGGAAGGCCTATTTGATTCTCGTTGAGAGAACACGGATGTTAAACCGGTTAGTTCGCTACTTGACCTTTTATGATGTCCGTACCAAAGCAGCAAATCTGTTAATGGATCTCTATTATAATTTTGGAAAACCAAGTGATTCGATTTTTAAAATTGAATTTAAAATCAACCAATCCCTACTAGCAAGTATGCTGGGTGTCACCAGAGAATCCATATCGAAAACACTGGGTGATTTTCAAAATGAAGGTCTTATTGATATTCGCGATAAATATTTTTATCTACTAGATAAAAGTCGGTTAGAAGCCATGTGTAGTGAAACAGAGGAAGTTCCCACGCTTCGAAAGTGGTATAACATTTAA
- the deoD gene encoding purine-nucleoside phosphorylase: MSVHIEAKVGEIAESVLLPGDPLRAKYIAETFLEDAVCYNNVRGMLGFTGSYKGKRVSVQGTGMGMPSASIYIHELITEYGAKNLIRIGTCGAIQQDVKIRDVIIAQAAATDSMIIRDSFPGYAVPQTGNFELIKNAYELGVEKGLNLHVGTVLSSDIFYSEKEDPYSKLSKHGVLAVEMEAAGLYYQTAKFGVKGLTLLTVSDHILTGEHTTSQERQSTFSDMIEMALETIIR; the protein is encoded by the coding sequence ATGAGTGTACATATAGAAGCAAAGGTTGGAGAAATTGCAGAGTCTGTCTTACTGCCTGGAGATCCATTACGGGCAAAATATATCGCTGAGACATTTTTGGAAGATGCAGTTTGCTATAATAATGTTCGTGGTATGTTAGGATTTACAGGTTCATATAAAGGAAAGCGTGTTTCTGTTCAAGGCACTGGGATGGGTATGCCTTCTGCATCCATCTATATTCATGAACTCATCACAGAATATGGAGCAAAGAATTTAATCCGAATTGGGACATGTGGTGCTATTCAACAGGATGTAAAAATCCGTGATGTCATTATTGCACAAGCTGCCGCAACGGATTCAATGATTATTCGTGACAGTTTTCCTGGATATGCTGTACCTCAAACCGGGAACTTTGAATTGATAAAAAACGCCTACGAACTTGGAGTAGAAAAAGGGCTTAATCTACATGTTGGAACTGTCCTATCATCTGACATTTTCTACTCAGAAAAGGAAGATCCGTATAGCAAGCTTAGTAAACACGGCGTCCTTGCTGTGGAAATGGAAGCAGCTGGACTTTATTATCAAACGGCTAAATTCGGTGTAAAGGGTCTAACTCTCTTAACTGTAAGTGACCATATCCTTACTGGAGAACATACCACTTCCCAAGAGCGTCAAAGCACTTTCAGCGACATGATCGAAATGGCTCTTGAAACTATTATTCGATAA